In Kineococcus mangrovi, a single genomic region encodes these proteins:
- a CDS encoding aspartate kinase, translating into MALVVQKFGGSSVADADGVKRVAKRIAATKRAGHEVVVVVSAMGDTTDELIDLAEQVSPMPPARELDMLLTSGERISMAVLAMAISNLGLEARSFTGSQAGVITDSSHGRARIIDVTPGRIRSALDEGAIAIVAGFQGVSQDTKDITTLGRGGSDTTAVALAAALKADVCEIYTDVDGVFTADPRIVPTARKISRIASEEMLEMAACGAKILMLRCVEYARNYDLPIHVRSSFSPHEGTWVTDSPIPAAFKTDQTGEEPVEQPIISGVAHDRSEAKITVVGVPDNPGTAAAIFTAVAEAEINIDMIVQNVSVGASGRTDVSFTLPKSEGATATAALDKVKPAIGFERLEYDDQIGKVSLIGVGMRSHPGVSATFFDALGTKGINLEMISTSEIRISVVTRADQLDDAVRAVHTAFGLDAEGEAVVYGGTGR; encoded by the coding sequence GTGGCTCTCGTGGTGCAGAAGTTCGGCGGTTCCTCGGTCGCTGACGCCGACGGCGTCAAGCGCGTCGCGAAGCGCATCGCCGCGACGAAGCGGGCCGGTCACGAGGTCGTCGTCGTGGTCTCGGCGATGGGGGACACCACGGACGAGCTCATCGACCTCGCCGAGCAGGTCAGCCCCATGCCCCCGGCCCGTGAGCTGGACATGCTGCTGACGTCGGGCGAGCGGATCTCGATGGCCGTCCTCGCCATGGCGATCTCGAACCTGGGCCTGGAGGCGCGCTCGTTCACCGGTTCGCAGGCCGGGGTCATCACCGACTCCTCCCACGGCCGGGCCCGCATCATCGACGTCACGCCGGGGCGCATCCGCTCCGCGCTCGACGAGGGCGCCATCGCGATCGTGGCGGGTTTCCAGGGCGTCAGCCAGGACACCAAGGACATCACCACGCTCGGCCGCGGCGGGTCGGACACGACGGCCGTCGCGCTGGCCGCAGCCCTCAAGGCCGACGTCTGCGAGATCTACACCGACGTCGACGGCGTGTTCACCGCCGACCCGCGCATCGTCCCGACGGCCCGCAAGATCAGCCGCATCGCCAGCGAGGAGATGCTGGAGATGGCGGCGTGCGGGGCCAAGATCCTCATGCTGCGCTGCGTGGAGTACGCCAGGAACTACGACCTGCCGATCCACGTCCGCAGCTCGTTCAGCCCGCACGAGGGGACGTGGGTCACCGACTCCCCGATCCCCGCCGCCTTCAAGACCGACCAGACCGGGGAGGAACCCGTGGAGCAGCCGATCATCTCCGGTGTCGCGCACGACCGCAGCGAGGCCAAGATCACCGTCGTGGGTGTACCGGACAACCCCGGCACCGCGGCCGCGATCTTCACGGCCGTCGCCGAGGCCGAGATCAACATCGACATGATCGTGCAGAACGTCTCGGTGGGGGCCTCGGGCCGCACCGACGTCTCGTTCACGCTGCCCAAGTCCGAGGGCGCGACCGCCACGGCCGCCCTGGACAAGGTCAAGCCGGCCATCGGGTTCGAGCGCCTGGAGTACGACGACCAGATCGGCAAGGTCTCCCTCATCGGCGTCGGGATGCGCTCGCACCCGGGGGTCTCGGCGACGTTCTTCGACGCGCTGGGCACGAAGGGGATCAACCTGGAGATGATCTCCACCTCGGAGATCCGCATCTCCGTCGTGACGCGCGCCGACCAGCTCGACGACGCCGTCCGCGCTGTGCACACCGCCTTCGGCCTGGACGCCGAAGGTGAAGCCGTGGTCTACGGAGGAACCGGACGATGA